From Candidatus Sphingomonas colombiensis, one genomic window encodes:
- the nuoN gene encoding NADH-quinone oxidoreductase subunit NuoN, which translates to MDYAAQLAMTLPEVVLSLGALALMMVAAWTGPHATRAISWTAVAVLAGACVALVGPASSGGSAFDGLYRADAFAGFAKALIYLAAAISILLAPGFFQRTAGEDLRPEYPVLILLSAVGMGIMVSASDMLTLYVGLELQSLAAYVLASFMRRDARSAEAGLKYFVLGALASGILLYGISLVYGFTGSTTFDQIAGAYAAAPLSGSGKSLGLMFGLVFVFAGLAFKISAVPFHMWTPDVYEGAPTPVTAFFASAPKVAAMALSVRVAVDAMGPAEDQWRQIVIFAALASILLGAVAAIGQRNIKRLLAYSSINNVGFALIGLAAGTPEGVSAVLTYMAIYIAMTLGSFLVVLQMRTPEGEPIETVASLSGLSKTRPGLAFALAIFMFSLAGIPPLFGFYAKFAVFYAAVQAGLFPLAVVGIAMSVISAYYYLRVVKTMYFDEPAAAYGPGDKLEGGLIVITAAMVSPLGYLAIPLLGGWTMAAAKALF; encoded by the coding sequence ATGGATTACGCCGCTCAGCTTGCGATGACGCTGCCGGAGGTGGTGCTGTCGTTGGGCGCGCTCGCGCTGATGATGGTCGCCGCCTGGACCGGCCCGCACGCGACCCGCGCCATTTCGTGGACCGCCGTGGCGGTGCTCGCCGGCGCGTGCGTCGCGCTCGTCGGGCCCGCCTCGTCCGGCGGAAGCGCGTTCGACGGCCTGTATCGTGCCGACGCGTTCGCCGGTTTCGCCAAGGCCCTGATTTATCTCGCTGCCGCGATTTCGATCCTGCTCGCGCCGGGCTTCTTCCAGCGCACTGCGGGTGAAGACCTGCGCCCGGAATATCCGGTGCTGATCCTGCTCTCCGCGGTCGGCATGGGGATCATGGTGTCGGCCTCCGATATGCTGACGCTCTATGTCGGTCTCGAGTTGCAGAGCCTTGCCGCTTATGTGCTGGCGAGCTTCATGCGGCGCGACGCGCGTTCGGCGGAGGCGGGGCTGAAGTATTTCGTGCTCGGCGCGCTGGCGAGCGGCATCCTGCTCTATGGCATCAGCCTCGTATATGGCTTCACGGGCTCGACCACGTTCGATCAGATCGCCGGTGCTTATGCCGCGGCGCCGCTCAGCGGCAGCGGCAAGTCGCTGGGGCTGATGTTCGGGCTGGTGTTCGTCTTCGCCGGTCTCGCGTTCAAGATTTCGGCCGTCCCGTTCCACATGTGGACGCCGGACGTGTACGAAGGTGCGCCCACGCCGGTGACGGCGTTCTTCGCCTCCGCCCCGAAGGTGGCGGCGATGGCGCTCTCGGTTCGTGTCGCGGTTGATGCGATGGGGCCGGCCGAGGATCAGTGGCGCCAGATCGTCATCTTCGCGGCACTCGCCTCGATCCTGCTCGGCGCGGTCGCGGCGATCGGTCAGCGCAACATCAAGCGGCTGCTGGCCTATTCGTCGATCAACAACGTCGGCTTCGCGCTGATCGGTCTTGCCGCCGGCACGCCCGAGGGCGTCTCCGCCGTGCTGACCTATATGGCGATCTATATCGCGATGACGCTCGGCTCGTTCCTCGTCGTGCTTCAGATGCGCACGCCCGAAGGCGAGCCGATCGAGACGGTCGCATCGCTCTCCGGCCTGTCGAAGACGCGCCCCGGGCTGGCATTCGCGCTGGCGATCTTCATGTTCAGCCTCGCCGGCATCCCGCCGCTGTTCGGCTTCTACGCCAAGTTCGCGGTATTCTATGCCGCGGTTCAGGCGGGGCTGTTCCCGCTGGCGGTGGTGGGTATCGCGATGAGCGTGATCAGCGCTTATTATTACCTGCGCGTGGTCAAGACGATGTACTTCGACGAACCGGCGGCGGCATATGGCCCCGGCGACAAGCTGGAAGGCGGGTTGATCGTGATCACCGCCGCGATGGTTTCGCCGCTCGGCTATCTCGCCATCCCGCTGCTCGGCGGCTGGACCATGGCAGCGGCGAAGGCGCTGTTCTGA
- a CDS encoding NADH-quinone oxidoreductase subunit M, with the protein MNGFPILSVMLLVPALAAAACLFLSASQARWLALAATLVNLALGVVLWLSFDIGGAQWQFVEHAPIFGRFGWSLGIDGFALLLIELSVFLMPICIGASWEAIEKRVPEYMSLFLFTEVLMIGTFAAQDLFLFYIFFEAGLIPMYLIIGIWGGANRIYASYKFFLYTLLGSVVMFIAMLYMSITAGTTSIPALMAYDFPAHVQTWLWLAFFASFAVKMPMWPVHTWLPDAHVQAPTAGSVILAGVLLKLGGYGFLRFSLPMFPEASAQFVWLIFGLSAVAVIYTSLVALVQSDMKKLIAYSSVAHMAIVTIGLFAFNAQGIEGAMMVMLGHGLVSGALFLCVGVIYDRLHTREISRYGGLAQNMPRYAVLFLLFTMASIGLPGTSNFVGELLSLMGAYQVSTTITLLCTTGIILGAAYMLYLYRRVVFGEIKSEDVRAMPDLSKRELWLLAPIAAVVLWMGVYPESFLAPMRKDTQALLARIDRAKPAGDSLPTKGTGVIPAAHAETAAHGEAH; encoded by the coding sequence ATGAACGGCTTTCCAATCCTCTCCGTCATGTTGCTGGTGCCCGCGCTTGCCGCGGCCGCCTGCCTCTTCCTTTCGGCTTCGCAAGCGCGCTGGCTCGCGCTCGCGGCGACGCTGGTCAATCTCGCGCTCGGCGTCGTGCTGTGGCTCAGCTTCGACATCGGCGGGGCACAGTGGCAATTCGTCGAGCATGCGCCGATCTTCGGCCGGTTCGGCTGGTCGCTCGGCATCGACGGCTTCGCGCTGCTGCTGATCGAGCTGTCGGTATTCCTGATGCCGATCTGCATCGGCGCCTCGTGGGAGGCGATCGAGAAGCGCGTCCCGGAATATATGAGCCTGTTCCTGTTCACGGAGGTGCTGATGATCGGCACGTTCGCGGCACAGGATCTGTTCCTGTTCTACATCTTCTTCGAAGCCGGCCTGATCCCGATGTATCTGATCATCGGCATCTGGGGCGGGGCGAACCGGATCTACGCGTCGTACAAGTTCTTCCTGTACACGCTGCTCGGCTCGGTCGTGATGTTCATCGCGATGCTTTACATGAGCATCACGGCGGGCACGACCTCGATCCCGGCGCTGATGGCTTATGACTTCCCGGCGCACGTGCAGACATGGCTATGGTTGGCCTTCTTCGCCTCGTTCGCGGTGAAGATGCCGATGTGGCCGGTCCACACCTGGTTGCCCGACGCGCACGTTCAGGCGCCGACCGCAGGGTCTGTGATCCTGGCTGGCGTGCTGCTGAAGCTCGGCGGATACGGCTTCCTGCGTTTCTCGCTGCCGATGTTCCCGGAAGCGTCCGCGCAGTTTGTCTGGCTGATCTTCGGGCTGTCCGCAGTCGCGGTGATCTACACCAGCCTCGTCGCGCTGGTGCAGTCCGACATGAAGAAGCTGATCGCTTATTCGTCGGTCGCGCACATGGCGATCGTCACCATCGGGCTGTTCGCATTCAATGCGCAGGGTATCGAAGGCGCGATGATGGTGATGCTGGGCCACGGCCTGGTATCGGGTGCGCTCTTCCTGTGCGTGGGCGTGATCTATGATCGCCTGCACACCCGAGAGATTTCGCGCTACGGTGGATTGGCGCAGAACATGCCGCGCTATGCGGTGCTGTTCCTGCTGTTCACCATGGCCTCGATCGGTCTGCCGGGGACGAGCAACTTCGTCGGCGAATTGCTGAGCCTGATGGGCGCTTATCAGGTGTCGACCACGATCACCTTGCTTTGCACCACCGGCATCATTCTGGGCGCGGCCTATATGCTGTATCTCTATCGCCGGGTCGTGTTCGGCGAGATCAAGTCGGAAGACGTTCGCGCGATGCCCGATCTGTCAAAGCGTGAATTGTGGCTGCTTGCCCCGATCGCCGCCGTCGTATTGTGGATGGGCGTTTATCCGGAAAGCTTCCTCGCGCCGATGCGCAAGGATACGCAGGCGCTGCTGGCACGGATCGACCGTGCCAAGCCCGCTGGTGACTCGTTGCCGACCAAGGGGACCGGGGTGATCCCGGCCGCTCATGCCGAAACTGCCGCGCATGGGGAGGCGCACTGA